A section of the Natranaeroarchaeum aerophilus genome encodes:
- a CDS encoding SPFH domain-containing protein, producing the protein MAATIALIGIGPTILVGLVLLLAIVTVASMVEIVDAYEKRALTVFGEYRKLLQPGINFVPPFVSRTYAFDMRTQTLDVPRQEAITRDNSPVTADAVVYIKVMDAKKAFLEVDNYKKAVSNLAQTTLRAVLGDMELDDTLNKRQEINAKIRKELDEPTDEWGIRVESVEVREVNPSKDVQQAMEKQTSAERRRRAMILEAQGERRSAVEKAEGDKQSNIIRAQGEKQSQILEAQGDSISTVLRAKSAESMGERAIIDQGMETLEEIGKGESTTFVMPQELTSMIGRYGKHLSGSDVQQQTSALDSLDFDDDTAELLGLNDIEEILGEIDEEAEMDIEAMEEEAQKIKEGKAGTGIKSADEVIDEMDEEIEEGNVELEDEAR; encoded by the coding sequence ATGGCAGCTACAATTGCCCTGATCGGAATCGGTCCAACGATACTGGTCGGACTCGTCCTGTTGCTTGCGATCGTAACGGTCGCCAGCATGGTCGAGATCGTTGATGCGTACGAAAAACGTGCACTGACGGTCTTTGGCGAGTACCGAAAGCTCCTCCAGCCCGGTATCAACTTCGTACCGCCGTTCGTCTCACGGACGTACGCCTTCGATATGCGTACACAGACGCTTGATGTCCCACGACAGGAGGCGATCACCCGTGACAACTCGCCGGTGACCGCCGACGCCGTCGTCTACATCAAGGTGATGGACGCAAAGAAGGCGTTCCTCGAAGTGGACAACTACAAGAAGGCTGTCTCGAATCTCGCCCAGACCACCCTCCGTGCCGTGCTGGGTGACATGGAACTCGACGACACGCTGAACAAACGCCAGGAGATCAACGCAAAGATCCGCAAAGAACTCGACGAACCCACCGACGAGTGGGGGATCCGCGTCGAGTCAGTCGAGGTCCGCGAGGTCAACCCCTCCAAGGACGTCCAGCAGGCAATGGAGAAACAGACCTCCGCGGAGCGCCGTCGCCGTGCAATGATCCTCGAAGCGCAGGGTGAACGCCGGAGCGCCGTCGAGAAGGCAGAAGGTGACAAGCAGTCCAACATCATCCGCGCGCAGGGTGAGAAACAGAGCCAGATCCTCGAAGCGCAGGGTGACTCGATTTCGACCGTGCTTCGCGCGAAATCCGCCGAATCGATGGGCGAGCGCGCGATCATCGATCAGGGAATGGAGACGTTAGAAGAGATCGGCAAGGGCGAATCGACGACCTTCGTCATGCCCCAGGAGCTCACCTCCATGATCGGTCGTTACGGCAAACACCTTTCGGGCAGCGATGTCCAGCAACAGACCAGCGCGCTGGACAGTCTGGACTTCGACGACGACACCGCCGAACTGCTCGGCCTGAACGACATCGAGGAGATCCTCGGTGAGATCGACGAGGAAGCCGAGATGGATATCGAGGCGATGGAAGAAGAGGCCCAGAAGATCAAGGAAGGCAAGGCCGGTACCGGTATCAAAAGCGCCGACGAAGTGATCGACGAGATGGACGAGGAGATCGAGGAAGGTAACGTCGAACTCGAAGACGAAGCACGGTAA
- a CDS encoding winged helix-turn-helix transcriptional regulator, with protein sequence MPERPVDEGKRATLRRFAALGAASPLAGMAAGSEEEREGRSERRSAIEGYLSTTPGAHFSKIRDDLQLGTGEAQHHLRELVDSERVETRRDGDYRRYFPADRFSTFEQVALGYLRRETPRGMIIELLRDPDATGSTLATALDVSQPTVSKYAKKLEEAGLLAREDGYGVVEPETVLTLVVRYADSFGPDAQTLAADADGLIRFDP encoded by the coding sequence ATGCCAGAGCGTCCGGTCGACGAGGGTAAGCGCGCAACGTTGCGCCGATTCGCCGCACTCGGAGCCGCCAGCCCGCTCGCCGGGATGGCTGCTGGCTCCGAAGAAGAACGGGAGGGCCGGAGCGAACGCCGATCCGCGATCGAGGGGTACCTTTCAACGACACCGGGCGCTCACTTCTCGAAAATTCGTGACGACCTTCAACTGGGTACCGGCGAGGCCCAGCATCATCTCCGCGAACTCGTCGATTCCGAACGGGTCGAGACCCGCCGGGACGGCGACTACAGGCGGTATTTTCCCGCCGATCGATTTTCCACGTTCGAGCAGGTTGCACTCGGCTATCTCCGACGAGAGACGCCGCGGGGGATGATTATTGAACTACTCCGCGATCCCGATGCGACAGGCAGCACGCTCGCCACGGCGCTCGATGTCTCACAGCCGACGGTGAGCAAGTATGCCAAAAAACTGGAAGAAGCCGGACTGCTCGCACGCGAAGACGGCTACGGAGTCGTCGAACCCGAGACCGTACTGACGCTTGTCGTTCGGTACGCCGACTCGTTCGGGCCGGATGCCCAGACGCTGGCTGCCGACGCGGACGGGCTGATTCGGTTCGACCCCTAG
- a CDS encoding DUF7123 family protein, protein MSTTAATTAADGLDLDLNEKQRRILGHLREKGATKTYFKSRNIGKALDMTAKEVGANMTAIQKGSVGIDVEKWGYSSSTTWKVTV, encoded by the coding sequence ATGAGCACGACCGCCGCGACGACTGCCGCCGACGGACTGGACCTCGACCTGAACGAGAAACAGCGCCGTATTCTGGGACATCTCCGCGAGAAAGGAGCCACAAAAACCTACTTCAAGTCACGGAACATCGGCAAGGCCCTGGATATGACTGCAAAGGAGGTCGGTGCGAACATGACCGCGATCCAGAAGGGTTCGGTGGGAATCGACGTCGAGAAGTGGGGCTACTCGTCGAGTACGACCTGGAAAGTAACGGTCTAG
- a CDS encoding DUF84 family protein, giving the protein MNVGVGSTNPVKIGAVEAAFSELPGVQVEGIAVDSRVPEQPWGRAETIEGAENRARCALDAGSYDLGVGIEGGVEVVDEIPGLSLIMWAAVTDGDRLVRGGGPTLPLPGRVGERLQAGEELGPILDDELDRENVARQEGAAGVLTGDTISRESALVHAVAGAIGPFVTDEYER; this is encoded by the coding sequence ATGAACGTCGGCGTCGGCAGTACGAATCCGGTCAAGATCGGCGCGGTCGAAGCAGCGTTCTCGGAGCTTCCGGGCGTCCAGGTCGAGGGGATTGCTGTCGACTCGCGCGTCCCCGAACAGCCCTGGGGTCGTGCGGAGACGATCGAGGGAGCGGAGAACCGTGCACGATGCGCACTCGATGCCGGGAGCTACGATCTCGGGGTCGGTATCGAAGGTGGCGTCGAAGTGGTCGACGAGATTCCGGGGCTCTCGCTGATCATGTGGGCCGCCGTGACCGACGGCGATCGGCTGGTTCGTGGGGGCGGGCCGACGCTCCCGCTCCCGGGACGTGTCGGCGAGCGACTCCAGGCGGGCGAGGAACTCGGTCCGATCCTCGACGACGAACTCGACCGAGAGAACGTCGCCCGACAGGAAGGCGCGGCGGGCGTCCTGACCGGAGACACTATCTCGCGGGAGTCCGCGCTGGTCCACGCAGTCGCGGGCGCGATCGGTCCGTTCGTCACCGACGAGTACGAGCGTTAG
- the aroC gene encoding chorismate synthase: MNGNRFGRLFQVTTFGESHGEAMGVTVSGCPAGLELSEEDIQGDLDRRKPGQSMISTSRGEPDAVSIKSGIQDGYTTGTPIGMIIQNKDARSGKYEPFITAPRPSHGDFTYSAKFGTRNWGGGGRSSARETVNWVAAGAIAKKLLAQEGIELKAHVNQIGDVEAPDVSFEQLLEHSEENDVRCADPDAAAEMQELIESYQEEGDSIGGSIYFEARGVPAGLGAPRFDSLSARLGEAMMSVPATTAFEFGLGTEAAEWTGKERNDDWEFDDDGNPTPVENDHGGIQGGISSGEPIYGEVTLHAPTSIPKTQQTADWETGELKEEKVIGRHDPVLPPRGVPVVEAMLALTLVDFMLLSGRINPDRVDDQPGEYDTDYHPSNPRNE, translated from the coding sequence ATGAACGGGAATCGGTTCGGTCGCCTCTTCCAGGTGACCACGTTCGGCGAAAGTCACGGCGAGGCGATGGGCGTCACGGTCTCGGGCTGTCCGGCGGGACTGGAACTCTCAGAGGAGGATATCCAGGGCGATCTCGACCGGCGCAAACCCGGCCAGTCGATGATCTCGACGTCCCGGGGTGAACCCGACGCCGTCTCGATCAAAAGCGGGATTCAGGACGGCTATACGACGGGCACGCCGATCGGCATGATCATCCAGAACAAGGACGCCCGGTCGGGCAAGTACGAGCCCTTTATCACCGCACCCCGTCCGTCCCACGGCGACTTCACCTACTCCGCGAAGTTCGGCACGCGCAACTGGGGTGGCGGCGGGCGCTCCTCGGCGCGCGAAACGGTAAACTGGGTCGCCGCCGGAGCCATCGCGAAGAAACTACTTGCACAGGAGGGGATCGAGCTCAAGGCACACGTCAACCAGATCGGCGATGTCGAAGCGCCCGACGTGAGCTTCGAGCAACTGCTCGAACACAGCGAGGAAAACGACGTTCGGTGTGCAGACCCCGATGCCGCAGCAGAGATGCAGGAACTGATCGAGAGCTATCAGGAGGAGGGCGACTCGATCGGCGGCTCGATCTACTTCGAGGCCCGCGGCGTTCCGGCCGGGCTCGGCGCGCCACGTTTCGATTCCCTCTCTGCGCGTCTCGGTGAGGCCATGATGTCGGTGCCTGCGACGACGGCCTTCGAGTTCGGGCTGGGTACCGAGGCCGCCGAGTGGACCGGCAAGGAGCGAAACGACGACTGGGAGTTCGACGATGATGGAAACCCGACACCGGTAGAAAATGACCACGGAGGGATTCAGGGCGGTATCTCCAGCGGCGAGCCGATCTACGGCGAGGTGACGCTTCACGCTCCGACGTCGATCCCGAAGACTCAGCAGACTGCCGACTGGGAAACCGGCGAACTCAAAGAGGAGAAGGTGATCGGCCGTCACGATCCCGTCCTGCCGCCACGGGGCGTCCCAGTGGTTGAGGCGATGCTGGCACTCACCCTAGTTGACTTCATGCTGCTCTCCGGCCGGATCAACCCCGACCGCGTCGACGATCAGCCGGGCGAGTACGATACCGATTATCACCCGTCAAATCCGCGTAACGAGTGA
- a CDS encoding uracil-DNA glycosylase, producing MEQMDGTTVTACERCPELCDSRSRIVNGVGPEDTDIVFVGEAPGATEDERGEPFVGRSGDVLDDALRDVGLARADVRITNCVRCRPPENRDPTNEELDNCKPYLERELELIDPEIVVTLGKVPSEHVLGRSVGITSEAGRVEDVRIGGSSRRVLLSVHPAATLYDRSQRDTFDETIATAADLGGSGGSGGQARLGEY from the coding sequence ATGGAGCAGATGGACGGCACCACGGTGACCGCCTGCGAACGCTGTCCCGAACTGTGTGACTCCCGTAGTCGGATTGTCAACGGCGTCGGCCCCGAGGATACCGACATCGTCTTCGTCGGGGAAGCACCCGGTGCAACCGAGGACGAACGCGGTGAACCGTTCGTCGGCCGGAGCGGCGATGTCCTCGACGACGCGCTGCGAGACGTCGGACTTGCACGCGCGGACGTCCGGATCACCAACTGCGTCCGCTGTCGCCCGCCCGAGAACCGCGATCCGACCAACGAGGAACTTGACAACTGCAAGCCGTATCTGGAGCGGGAACTCGAACTCATCGACCCAGAGATCGTCGTCACGCTCGGGAAAGTCCCCAGCGAGCACGTTCTGGGGAGATCCGTGGGAATCACCTCGGAAGCCGGACGCGTCGAGGACGTCCGGATCGGCGGGAGTTCACGCCGCGTCCTGCTGTCGGTACATCCCGCAGCCACACTGTACGATCGGAGCCAGCGCGACACCTTCGACGAAACCATCGCTACCGCAGCGGATCTCGGTGGGAGCGGTGGCTCGGGTGGGCAGGCACGACTCGGGGAGTACTGA
- a CDS encoding DUF6757 family protein, with product MQCHYCDETASVAAESDGIKVGLCEDHFQERLEELAESDALDELRESVDVDHQE from the coding sequence ATGCAGTGCCACTACTGTGACGAGACCGCTTCCGTCGCCGCCGAGTCCGACGGTATCAAAGTCGGCCTCTGCGAGGATCACTTCCAGGAGCGGCTCGAAGAGCTGGCCGAATCCGACGCGCTCGACGAGCTACGGGAAAGCGTCGACGTGGATCATCAGGAGTAG
- a CDS encoding PHP domain-containing protein: MVYADLHVHTTRSDGSLTLETLPAAAREAGVSVVAITDHDRLHPDIETPVDVIDDLTVVSGIELRVETASGQRVDLLGYGAERTAELTTELDRIQRDRIGRGRAMVERCEDRLGVDLGLTVEEGFGRPHLARAIDAHPETGLSYTDAFDELIGNDGPCFVARDVTTFETGRRLLDDACGLVGLAHPLRYDDPDAALALSEHLDAVERFYPYGRAVDTTPVDRVIREHDLVPTGGTDAHETELGRAGLDETEYRSIAAVLGD, translated from the coding sequence ATGGTCTATGCGGATCTCCACGTCCACACGACGCGCTCGGACGGCTCGCTAACGCTCGAAACTCTCCCTGCCGCCGCACGCGAAGCAGGCGTCTCTGTCGTCGCGATCACCGATCACGACCGGCTCCACCCCGATATCGAGACACCGGTCGACGTCATCGACGATCTCACCGTCGTGAGCGGGATCGAGCTTCGCGTCGAGACGGCAAGCGGCCAGCGCGTCGACCTGCTGGGCTACGGTGCAGAGAGGACCGCCGAGCTAACTACGGAACTCGATCGGATCCAGCGCGACCGGATCGGGCGCGGACGGGCGATGGTCGAGCGCTGTGAAGACCGACTCGGCGTGGATCTCGGTCTTACCGTCGAGGAGGGCTTTGGTCGCCCACACCTCGCGCGGGCGATCGATGCACACCCGGAAACGGGGCTGTCCTACACGGACGCGTTCGACGAGTTGATCGGCAACGACGGGCCGTGTTTCGTCGCGCGCGACGTGACGACGTTCGAGACGGGGCGGCGGCTTCTGGACGACGCCTGTGGGTTGGTTGGTCTGGCGCACCCCCTACGCTACGACGACCCCGACGCAGCGCTGGCACTGTCCGAGCACCTCGACGCTGTTGAGCGGTTCTACCCGTACGGACGGGCAGTGGATACGACACCCGTTGACCGGGTGATCCGCGAACACGATCTGGTCCCGACCGGGGGGACGGACGCACATGAAACCGAACTCGGGCGGGCCGGACTCGACGAGACAGAATACCGATCGATCGCCGCGGTACTCGGGGACTGA
- a CDS encoding nuclear transport factor 2 family protein, giving the protein MADADATVRAFYAALDEHRYDDLTDLLVPGFTHYRPDRTFEGRDAFVSFMREDRPMTDTTHEIEGVFTNGSGAAVQGRLLDSQGESLFRFADIHTVTDGRIESVRTYTQGHPKRVES; this is encoded by the coding sequence ATGGCCGACGCCGACGCGACCGTCCGCGCGTTCTACGCCGCCCTCGACGAGCACCGCTACGACGATCTCACCGACCTGCTCGTCCCCGGATTCACTCACTATCGACCGGATCGGACCTTTGAGGGTCGGGACGCATTCGTCTCGTTCATGCGCGAAGACCGACCGATGACCGACACGACCCACGAAATAGAAGGGGTGTTTACGAACGGGAGCGGAGCCGCCGTACAGGGACGACTGCTGGACTCGCAGGGAGAATCGCTCTTCCGGTTCGCGGATATCCACACAGTCACAGACGGGCGGATCGAGAGCGTCCGGACGTACACGCAGGGGCATCCGAAACGGGTCGAATCCTGA